In the genome of Campylobacter sp. CNRCH_2014_0184h, one region contains:
- a CDS encoding prepilin-type N-terminal cleavage/methylation domain-containing protein gives MKKAFTIIELVFVVIILGVLAAVALPKFSASKDEASTAQALGNLKTFINDVSSYVLKNESLSSIALMSNVANIKNEDLSNLQNSTKELDFSVGNDEQCFKVLFVDKESILLLALMVDNAQKSKAQNIADLKNQALKDPKNQSIKTQLDEALNAFSQSEFTSTSKSKACQSLIHSKAFKDLATRVYFLSGG, from the coding sequence ATGAAAAAGGCTTTTACTATTATAGAACTTGTGTTTGTGGTGATTATACTTGGAGTTTTAGCAGCAGTTGCTTTGCCAAAATTTAGCGCAAGTAAAGATGAAGCAAGTACAGCTCAAGCTTTAGGAAATTTAAAAACTTTTATCAATGATGTAAGTTCTTATGTGTTAAAAAATGAAAGTCTTTCAAGTATAGCTTTGATGAGTAATGTAGCAAATATAAAAAATGAAGATTTATCAAATTTGCAAAATTCCACCAAAGAACTTGATTTTAGTGTGGGAAATGACGAGCAGTGTTTTAAGGTGCTTTTTGTAGATAAAGAAAGCATTTTGCTTTTAGCACTTATGGTAGATAATGCTCAAAAAAGCAAAGCCCAAAATATAGCAGATTTAAAAAATCAAGCTTTGAAAGATCCTAAAAATCAAAGTATAAAAACTCAACTAGATGAGGCTTTAAATGCTTTTAGTCAAAGTGAATTTACAAGCACTTCAAAGTCTAAGGCTTGCCAAAGTTTAATCCACTCTAAAGCTTTTAAAGATTTAGCTACTAGGGTATATTTTTTAAGTGGTGGTTAA